The Bacillus vallismortis genome window below encodes:
- a CDS encoding sodium:solute symporter — protein MNAALIIIFGVLLLSIFLGIRAQKGKDMNLEQWTVGGRGFGTLFVFLLMAGEIYTTFTFLGGSGWAYGKGGPAFYIIAYGCLAYILSYWLLPAVWTYAKQHKLMSQSDFFTQKYNSPLLGVLVSLVGIAALIPYLVLQLKGLGLIVSETSYGKISPAAAIWIGAISITVYVMVSGIHGSAWISVVKDIMILVVVLFLGVYLPIHYYGGFQDMFQQIETAKPGFLTLPETGQSTAWFSSTVLLTALGFYMWPHTFSASYSAENPRVFRKNAIIMPLYQLVLLFVLFVGFAAILQVPGLKGADGDLSLLRLSLQTFDPWFVGIIGAAGLLTALVPGSMILMSASTLFAKNVYKVFAPRTTEQHVSTLAKYAVPVIALISVYFTFKGGNTIVTLLLMGYSLVTQLFPALLFSLFRHNIVTKQGAFAGILTGVGAVSYITLTETTISTLFPALPQAAKDVNVGIVALLLNITVMAAVSFVTRKAKSAAAGQAA, from the coding sequence ATGAACGCAGCTCTCATCATCATTTTCGGCGTCCTGCTCTTGAGCATTTTTCTCGGTATACGCGCCCAAAAAGGAAAAGACATGAACCTTGAGCAGTGGACGGTTGGAGGCCGCGGCTTCGGAACCTTGTTCGTCTTCTTATTGATGGCAGGCGAAATTTATACCACATTTACGTTTCTCGGCGGAAGCGGCTGGGCCTATGGAAAAGGCGGACCGGCCTTTTACATCATTGCCTACGGCTGCCTGGCCTACATCCTTTCTTATTGGCTCCTGCCGGCTGTTTGGACGTACGCGAAACAGCATAAGCTGATGTCGCAGTCTGATTTTTTCACCCAAAAATATAACAGTCCGCTGCTTGGCGTACTCGTTTCACTGGTCGGCATCGCCGCGCTCATTCCGTATCTTGTGCTGCAGCTGAAAGGCCTCGGTCTGATTGTATCGGAGACATCGTACGGCAAAATCTCCCCGGCCGCCGCCATCTGGATCGGCGCCATTTCCATCACGGTTTACGTTATGGTTTCCGGCATTCACGGGTCTGCCTGGATATCGGTTGTGAAAGACATTATGATTTTGGTCGTCGTTCTGTTTTTAGGTGTGTATTTGCCCATTCATTACTACGGCGGATTTCAAGACATGTTTCAGCAGATCGAAACGGCAAAGCCGGGCTTTCTTACGCTTCCTGAAACGGGGCAAAGTACGGCGTGGTTCAGTTCAACCGTGCTCTTAACAGCCCTCGGGTTTTATATGTGGCCTCATACATTTTCCGCTTCGTATTCAGCCGAAAACCCAAGAGTCTTTCGCAAAAACGCCATCATCATGCCTTTATACCAGCTGGTCCTGCTCTTCGTCCTGTTCGTCGGCTTTGCCGCTATCCTGCAAGTACCTGGTTTGAAAGGTGCGGACGGTGATTTATCGCTTTTGAGACTGTCTCTGCAAACCTTTGACCCTTGGTTTGTCGGGATCATCGGCGCTGCCGGACTGCTGACGGCGCTTGTGCCGGGGTCTATGATCTTAATGTCAGCTTCCACCCTGTTTGCAAAAAATGTGTACAAAGTGTTCGCACCCCGCACGACAGAACAGCACGTATCGACACTTGCTAAATATGCAGTGCCAGTGATCGCGCTGATTTCGGTTTATTTTACGTTCAAAGGCGGGAATACCATCGTTACACTGCTATTAATGGGCTACAGCCTTGTCACACAATTATTTCCGGCACTGCTGTTCAGCTTGTTCAGGCATAATATAGTGACGAAACAGGGAGCCTTCGCTGGCATCCTTACAGGTGTCGGAGCGGTGTCTTATATTACATTGACGGAAACAACGATCAGCACTTTATTTCCAGCGCTGCCGCAAGCCGCAAAAGACGTAAATGTCGGCATCGTCGCCCTGCTTTTGAACATCACGGTCATGGCAGCAGTAAGCTTTGTGACAAGAAAAGCGAAAAGCGCTGCGGCCGGTCAAGCGGCGTAA
- a CDS encoding DUF3311 domain-containing protein yields MKLIHVLAALPFIGILLGIPFANKMTPYVLGMPFILAYIVMWALLTSALMAIVYVLDNENKKEEAE; encoded by the coding sequence ATGAAACTGATTCACGTTCTCGCCGCTTTGCCCTTTATTGGCATCTTACTCGGCATCCCTTTTGCAAATAAAATGACTCCCTATGTATTGGGCATGCCGTTTATTCTTGCCTATATCGTGATGTGGGCTCTTTTGACCTCTGCGTTGATGGCGATTGTATATGTCCTCGACAACGAAAATAAAAAGGAGGAAGCAGAATGA
- a CDS encoding TVP38/TMEM64 family protein: MLDHFLSYFTQENLTELFQSYRALGPLIAVLLPLVEAFLPFLPLIVFVVANTNSFGLWEGFILSWAGSTAGSILVFFIVRQYGQRRLLGVIRSHPSVRKLMLWVERHGFGPMFLLLCFPFTPSAAVNVVAGLSRIGTRPFILAAASGKLVMIFMISFIGYDLHALITQPIRTIIAVLVIAVLWYVGKKVERYLHVRASQREHDGGRQ, translated from the coding sequence ATGTTGGATCATTTTTTATCCTATTTTACACAAGAAAACTTAACTGAATTATTCCAAAGCTACAGGGCTTTAGGTCCGCTCATTGCTGTGCTGCTGCCTTTAGTAGAAGCATTTCTCCCGTTTTTGCCGCTGATCGTGTTTGTGGTGGCGAATACGAACTCGTTTGGCCTTTGGGAAGGATTCATCCTGTCCTGGGCGGGATCAACTGCTGGATCTATACTTGTCTTTTTCATTGTCCGTCAATACGGGCAGAGAAGATTGCTTGGAGTTATCCGCAGTCACCCGTCGGTCAGAAAGCTGATGTTATGGGTGGAAAGACACGGCTTTGGCCCTATGTTTCTTCTGCTTTGTTTTCCGTTTACACCGTCAGCCGCGGTGAATGTTGTTGCCGGTTTGTCGAGGATCGGAACGCGGCCGTTTATTTTGGCGGCAGCCTCGGGGAAGCTTGTCATGATTTTTATGATCAGCTTTATCGGATATGATCTGCACGCGCTCATCACACAGCCGATACGAACGATCATTGCTGTATTGGTGATCGCTGTTTTATGGTATGTGGGCAAAAAGGTGGAGCGGTATTTGCATGTGAGAGCCAGTCAGCGTGAGCATGATGGGGGGAGGCAGTAA
- the lepB gene encoding signal peptidase I — translation MKKRFWFLAGIVSVVLAIQVKNAVFIDYKVEGVSMNPTFQEGNELLVSKFSHRFKTIHRFDIVLFKGPDQKVLIKRVIGLPGESIKYKDDQLYVDGKQVAEPFLKHLKSVSAGSHVTGDFTLKDVTGTSRVPKGQYFVVGDNRIYSFDSRHFGPISEKKIVGVISDSE, via the coding sequence ATGAAAAAACGGTTTTGGTTTCTTGCCGGTATAGTGTCCGTCGTTCTCGCCATTCAGGTTAAAAATGCCGTCTTTATTGATTACAAGGTGGAAGGCGTCAGTATGAACCCGACCTTTCAGGAAGGGAACGAATTGTTAGTTAGTAAATTTTCGCATCGATTTAAAACCATTCATCGCTTTGATATTGTCCTTTTCAAAGGCCCAGATCAAAAAGTGCTGATTAAGCGGGTGATCGGCCTGCCTGGTGAATCGATCAAATATAAAGATGATCAGCTGTATGTGGACGGAAAGCAGGTTGCTGAGCCATTTTTGAAGCATTTGAAATCTGTTTCTGCCGGAAGCCATGTAACGGGTGATTTTACCTTGAAAGATGTGACAGGAACAAGCAGAGTGCCGAAAGGACAATATTTTGTTGTTGGAGATAATCGCATATACAGCTTCGACAGCCGGCACTTTGGTCCAATTAGTGAAAAAAAGATTGTCGGTGTGATCTCCGATTCTGAATAA
- a CDS encoding monooxygenase, whose product MKMNVEAVIIGGGPVGLMLASELAMAGVKTCVVERLEKPVPYSKALTLHPRTLELLEMRGLLERFVSKGSKIPSGHFSMLDTRLDFSGLDTSCPYTLLLPQVKTEQLLEEHARSLGAEVFRGAEALAVTQNREGAQTIFKDREGSVRTIISKFVIGADGAGSTVRKQAGIEFSGTDSTVTAALGDVALLSPPPSGVLSLCTKEGGVMIVPLSPRRYRVVVISPYRTQTPKDVPVTEEELKTDLIRICGTDFGLSEPSWMSRFGNAARQAKRYRDGRIFLAGDAAHIHFPAGGQGLNVGLQDAMNLGWKLAAAVKGAAPSWLLDSYHRERHPAAEGLLRNTEAQTKLIDFTQAGLHLRSMISELLAFPEVNRYVAGQISALDVRYEADPDMPPHRLNGLRLPDMKLNVPDGSSERLYSCLRNGTFVLLSLIQEADDHSRVKGLRTVNASLAEPNEKWRDVHTVLIRPDGHVAWAVDASAPDCTGVIQTGISRWFSVTSPV is encoded by the coding sequence ATTAAGATGAATGTTGAAGCCGTGATTATAGGGGGAGGGCCGGTCGGGTTGATGCTGGCTTCCGAGCTTGCGATGGCCGGGGTGAAAACATGTGTGGTTGAGCGGCTTGAAAAGCCTGTTCCTTATTCCAAGGCGCTGACGCTGCATCCCCGCACGCTGGAGCTACTTGAGATGAGAGGGCTTTTGGAGCGGTTTGTATCCAAGGGGAGCAAGATACCTTCCGGGCACTTTTCGATGCTGGATACCCGTCTTGATTTTTCAGGCTTGGATACGAGCTGTCCTTACACGCTTTTGCTTCCGCAGGTTAAAACGGAGCAGCTGCTTGAGGAACATGCGCGAAGCCTGGGAGCAGAGGTGTTTAGAGGAGCAGAGGCGCTGGCGGTTACGCAAAACAGGGAAGGGGCGCAAACGATTTTCAAGGATCGGGAGGGGAGTGTGCGGACGATCATAAGCAAATTTGTCATTGGTGCCGATGGTGCAGGTAGCACTGTCCGGAAACAGGCTGGAATTGAGTTTTCGGGTACCGACAGCACCGTTACAGCGGCGCTTGGAGATGTGGCGCTCCTTTCTCCGCCGCCGTCAGGAGTGCTGTCCCTTTGCACAAAAGAGGGCGGTGTGATGATTGTTCCGCTTTCTCCGCGTCGATACCGTGTCGTCGTAATCAGCCCATACCGAACTCAGACACCGAAAGATGTGCCGGTCACTGAGGAGGAGCTAAAAACTGATCTTATACGAATTTGCGGAACTGACTTCGGTTTAAGCGAGCCTTCGTGGATGTCAAGGTTCGGGAATGCCGCACGTCAAGCGAAGCGGTATCGGGACGGCAGAATCTTTCTTGCGGGGGATGCGGCGCATATTCATTTTCCAGCGGGCGGCCAAGGGCTGAATGTCGGCCTTCAGGATGCGATGAACCTTGGGTGGAAGCTGGCGGCGGCCGTCAAGGGCGCTGCGCCTTCGTGGCTTTTGGACAGCTACCATAGGGAGCGGCACCCGGCTGCTGAAGGGCTCCTGAGGAACACAGAGGCACAGACAAAACTGATTGATTTCACTCAAGCAGGCCTCCATTTGCGCAGTATGATATCGGAGCTGCTCGCCTTCCCTGAAGTGAATCGATATGTAGCGGGGCAAATTTCCGCGCTTGATGTCAGGTATGAAGCTGATCCGGATATGCCGCCGCATCGTTTGAACGGGTTAAGACTCCCGGATATGAAGCTGAATGTTCCCGATGGCAGTTCGGAACGGCTGTACAGCTGTCTTCGAAACGGGACATTCGTTTTACTGTCATTGATCCAAGAAGCTGATGATCATAGCCGAGTGAAAGGCCTGCGTACGGTAAACGCCTCGCTTGCAGAACCGAATGAAAAGTGGCGGGACGTGCATACGGTATTGATTCGCCCTGATGGACATGTTGCCTGGGCGGTGGATGCATCAGCACCCGATTGTACCGGGGTGATTCAAACAGGAATCAGCCGGTGGTTTTCCGTCACCAGTCCGGTGTAA
- a CDS encoding MarR family transcriptional regulator, giving the protein MNTDHTKHNLFELYAELIHQQEKWEGLMKAFLADELKKLDDEHGSKSQLTMTEIHVLSCVGDNEPINVTSIAEKMNTTKATVSRISTKLLGTGFLHRTQLSDNKKEVYFRLTPAGKKLHGLHKYYHQKVEQRFLSFFDRYTEEEILFAERLLRDLVTKWYPSSEEIEEGIHSVFE; this is encoded by the coding sequence ATGAACACAGATCATACGAAACACAATCTTTTTGAATTATATGCGGAGCTCATTCATCAACAGGAGAAATGGGAGGGACTCATGAAAGCCTTTTTGGCTGACGAGTTGAAGAAGCTGGATGATGAGCACGGGAGTAAATCACAATTGACGATGACAGAAATTCATGTTCTATCCTGTGTCGGAGACAATGAGCCGATTAATGTCACGTCTATTGCAGAAAAAATGAATACAACAAAAGCGACGGTGTCACGCATCAGCACAAAATTGCTTGGCACCGGCTTCCTTCACAGAACACAGCTTAGCGATAATAAGAAGGAGGTCTACTTCCGTTTGACGCCGGCTGGAAAAAAACTGCATGGGTTGCATAAATATTATCATCAGAAGGTCGAACAGCGTTTTCTGTCATTTTTTGACCGGTACACTGAGGAAGAAATTCTTTTTGCGGAACGGCTGTTACGGGATTTGGTGACAAAGTGGTATCCATCCTCAGAAGAGATTGAAGAAGGGATCCACAGCGTTTTTGAATAA
- the glcP gene encoding glucose/mannose transporter GlcP — protein MLRGTYLFGYAFFFTVGIIHISTGSLTPFLLESFNKTTDDISVIIFFQFTGFLSGVLIAPLMIKKYSHFRTLTLALTIMLGALSIFFLTKDWYYIVVMAFLLGYGAGTLETTVGSFVIANFESNAEKMSKLEVLFGLGALSFPLLINAFIDINNWYLPYYCIFTFLFVLLAGWFIFLSKNRKYAKSANQQVALPNVGAFQYFIGDRKKSKQLGFFVFFAFLYAGIETNFANFLPSIMINQDNKQISLISVSFFWVGIIIGRILIGLVSRRLDFSKYLLFSCSCLIVLLIAFSYISNPILQLGGTFLIGLSIAGIFPIALTLASIIIQKYVDEVTSLFIASASFGGAIISFLIGWSLNQDTILLTMGIFTTMAVILVGISVKIRRTKTEDPISLESKASKTQ, from the coding sequence ATGTTAAGAGGGACATATTTATTTGGATATGCTTTCTTTTTTACAGTAGGTATTATCCATATATCAACAGGGAGTTTGACACCATTTCTATTAGAATCTTTTAACAAGACAACAGATGATATTTCGGTCATCATTTTCTTTCAATTTACCGGATTCCTAAGCGGCGTATTAATCGCACCGTTAATGATTAAGAAATACAGTCACTTTAGGACACTTACGTTAGCTTTGACAATAATGCTTGGAGCGTTAAGTATCTTTTTTCTAACGAAGGATTGGTATTATATTGTTGTAATGGCTTTTCTCTTAGGATATGGAGCAGGTACATTAGAAACGACAGTTGGTTCCTTTGTTATTGCTAATTTCGAAAGTAATGCAGAAAAAATGAGTAAGTTGGAAGTTCTCTTTGGATTAGGCGCTTTATCTTTTCCATTATTAATTAATGCCTTCATCGATATTAATAACTGGTATTTACCGTATTACTGTATATTCACCTTTTTGTTCGTCCTATTAGCAGGGTGGTTCATTTTCTTATCCAAGAACCGAAAGTACGCTAAGAGTGCTAATCAGCAAGTGGCCTTGCCAAATGTAGGAGCATTTCAATACTTTATAGGAGATAGAAAAAAATCAAAGCAATTAGGCTTTTTTGTATTTTTCGCTTTCCTATATGCTGGAATTGAAACAAATTTCGCCAACTTTTTACCTTCAATCATGATAAACCAAGACAATAAACAAATTAGTCTCATAAGTGTCTCCTTTTTCTGGGTAGGGATCATCATAGGAAGAATACTGATCGGTTTAGTAAGTAGGAGGCTTGATTTTTCTAAGTACCTCCTCTTTAGTTGTAGTTGTTTAATTGTTCTGTTGATTGCCTTCTCTTATATAAGTAACCCAATACTTCAATTGGGTGGTACATTTTTGATTGGTTTAAGTATAGCGGGCATATTTCCCATTGCTTTAACACTAGCATCAATCATTATTCAGAAGTACGTTGACGAAGTTACAAGTTTATTTATTGCTTCGGCAAGTTTCGGAGGAGCGATAATCTCTTTCTTAATTGGATGGAGTTTAAATCAGGATACGATCTTATTAACCATGGGAATATTTACAACTATGGCAGTGATTCTAGTAGGGATTTCTGTAAAGATTAGGAGAACTAAAACAGAAGACCCTATTTCACTTGAAAGCAAAGCTTCAAAAACACAGTAA
- the ntdC gene encoding glucose-6-phosphate 3-dehydrogenase NdtC, with translation MKKIGIIGAGGIARAHATALSTIKNAELVGVYDINQQNAESFVKTFGGKAYENADELIDVSEGLIVASPNFCHKEHALQALAKHKHVLCEKPMAISLEEASIMKDTAERLDVRASMGFNYRYLSYVNILKSLIINHELGNILSIKVHFKKNSAIRRKKFTWRDDANSKKTSGSLGDLGIHLIDMVWYLFESDFIPESVRAKMNTNVKTKEDKQVLVDDYAEIYGQLKNKVFVNIITSKCSVPEDCGFSIEVVGHKKEFKYHTGNPHVYKLIDGLNVADCPVPQSLLNDPPNEFYGWADSFRNELINWIASTQKDWIEIPSFNDGFRSQEVLEMFFEKDSNPQTMSVL, from the coding sequence ATGAAGAAGATTGGTATCATAGGTGCAGGTGGTATTGCAAGAGCTCATGCAACTGCTTTATCTACAATAAAAAATGCAGAGTTAGTAGGGGTTTATGACATCAATCAACAAAATGCGGAAAGCTTTGTAAAAACTTTCGGCGGGAAAGCATATGAAAATGCAGATGAACTCATTGATGTCTCAGAAGGTTTAATTGTAGCATCTCCAAACTTTTGCCATAAAGAACATGCTTTGCAAGCATTAGCAAAACATAAGCATGTATTGTGTGAAAAGCCTATGGCCATTTCTCTTGAGGAAGCAAGCATAATGAAAGATACCGCTGAAAGGTTAGACGTAAGAGCTAGTATGGGATTTAATTATAGATATCTGTCTTATGTAAATATCTTAAAAAGCTTAATTATCAATCATGAACTAGGTAACATACTGTCCATAAAAGTACACTTCAAGAAAAACAGTGCAATTAGACGTAAGAAGTTTACTTGGAGAGATGACGCTAATAGTAAGAAGACTAGTGGATCATTGGGGGATCTGGGTATTCACCTTATCGACATGGTATGGTATTTGTTTGAGAGTGACTTCATCCCAGAATCAGTAAGGGCAAAGATGAACACAAATGTAAAAACAAAAGAGGATAAACAGGTACTTGTAGATGACTATGCAGAAATTTATGGTCAGCTGAAGAACAAGGTATTTGTAAATATCATCACATCAAAATGTTCTGTACCTGAAGACTGTGGTTTTAGCATTGAGGTAGTTGGACACAAAAAAGAGTTTAAATACCACACAGGTAATCCTCACGTTTACAAGCTCATAGATGGCTTGAACGTGGCAGACTGCCCGGTACCCCAAAGTCTATTAAATGATCCGCCAAACGAATTTTATGGTTGGGCTGATTCTTTTAGAAACGAGTTAATCAATTGGATTGCATCAACTCAGAAAGATTGGATTGAGATCCCTTCTTTTAACGATGGTTTTAGATCGCAGGAAGTATTAGAAATGTTCTTTGAGAAAGATAGCAACCCTCAAACAATGTCTGTTCTTTAG
- a CDS encoding HAD-IIB family hydrolase codes for MLLSKMSEYKTLSKVEHPKYIVFCDFDETYFPHTIDEQKQQDIYELEDYLEQKSKAGELLIGWVTGSSIESILDKMERGKFRYFPHFIASDLGTEITYFSDHNFGQQDKEWNSRINEEFSKEKIEILVKQLHENENILLNPQTQLGKSRYKHNFYYQEQDEINDKKNLLAIEKICEEYGVSVNINRCNPLAGDPEDSYDVDFIPMGTGKNEIVKFMLEKYNLNTEKGIAFGDSGNDVRMLQAVGNGYLLKNATQEAKNLHQLISDREYSKGITTTLKKIIGS; via the coding sequence ATGTTATTAAGCAAGATGTCGGAGTATAAAACGTTATCCAAGGTTGAACATCCTAAGTATATTGTTTTTTGTGATTTTGATGAAACGTATTTTCCGCATACAATCGATGAACAGAAACAACAAGATATATATGAACTCGAAGACTATCTAGAACAAAAAAGTAAAGCTGGGGAACTACTAATCGGATGGGTTACTGGGAGTAGTATAGAATCTATTCTCGATAAAATGGAACGAGGAAAATTTAGATATTTCCCGCATTTTATAGCTAGTGATCTTGGAACTGAAATTACGTACTTTTCAGATCATAACTTCGGACAGCAAGATAAGGAGTGGAACAGTCGTATAAATGAAGAGTTTAGTAAAGAAAAGATTGAAATACTTGTAAAACAGTTACATGAAAATGAAAACATTCTTTTGAATCCTCAAACTCAATTAGGAAAGTCACGGTATAAGCATAACTTTTATTATCAGGAACAAGATGAAATAAACGACAAGAAAAACCTGTTAGCAATTGAAAAAATCTGCGAGGAATACGGAGTTTCAGTTAATATAAATCGCTGTAATCCCTTAGCAGGTGATCCAGAAGACAGCTATGATGTAGATTTTATACCCATGGGTACAGGGAAGAATGAAATTGTGAAGTTTATGTTAGAGAAATACAACCTAAATACCGAAAAAGGGATCGCATTTGGAGATAGCGGAAATGATGTTCGTATGTTACAGGCAGTCGGGAATGGATATCTGTTAAAAAATGCAACACAAGAAGCCAAAAACCTGCACCAACTTATATCTGATCGTGAGTACTCAAAAGGAATTACGACTACCTTAAAAAAAATCATTGGATCATGA
- a CDS encoding DegT/DnrJ/EryC1/StrS family aminotransferase, producing MQKQVKVLGKSKENMLLLKHLKGDVQRKELVIEDSIVNERWRQVLKENTDIENDLFNYQKNREISKVPFMPVDRLITNDEVDDILNALTKVLPTGKFTSGSYLDQFENVLSTYLHKRYVIATSSGTDAIMIGLLALGLNRGDEVIMPANSFSATENAVLAVGGVPIYVDINPQTFCIDPDKIEEAITPYTKFILPVHLYGKHSEMKHIRQIANRYQLKVIEDACQGIGLTDLGKYADITTLSFNPYKNFGVCGKAGAIATDDEELAKKCIQFSYHGFEVNVKNKKVINFGFNSKMDNIQAAIGLERMKYLSLNNFKRLFLADRYITQLAELQNKGLIELPELSEDHVWHLFPIKVRTEDRTDIMTKLNEEFGVQTDVYYPVLSHMQKTPLVQEKYAKLQLVHTEKAHSQVLHLPLYPSFTLEEQDRVMEGLFHVIKQDVGV from the coding sequence ATGCAAAAACAGGTTAAAGTTTTAGGTAAAAGTAAAGAAAACATGTTACTACTAAAACACTTAAAAGGTGACGTACAAAGAAAAGAACTTGTTATTGAAGACAGTATTGTAAACGAGCGGTGGAGACAAGTATTAAAAGAAAATACAGATATTGAAAATGACCTTTTCAACTACCAAAAAAATCGCGAAATAAGTAAAGTCCCTTTTATGCCTGTCGATAGATTAATAACCAATGATGAAGTGGATGATATCTTAAATGCTTTAACTAAAGTTTTGCCAACTGGAAAATTTACGAGCGGTTCCTATTTAGATCAATTCGAAAATGTTTTATCTACATATTTACATAAAAGGTATGTAATTGCAACCAGCAGTGGAACGGATGCTATTATGATAGGATTACTGGCTTTAGGGTTAAACCGAGGGGATGAAGTAATCATGCCGGCTAATAGCTTTTCAGCTACTGAAAATGCTGTGTTAGCTGTGGGTGGCGTTCCTATCTATGTCGATATTAACCCACAAACATTCTGCATCGATCCTGACAAAATTGAGGAAGCAATAACTCCTTATACAAAGTTTATTCTACCTGTGCATTTATACGGAAAACATTCAGAAATGAAGCATATCCGTCAAATAGCAAATCGTTATCAATTAAAAGTCATTGAGGATGCTTGCCAAGGAATTGGACTGACAGACTTAGGAAAGTATGCAGACATCACTACATTAAGCTTTAATCCATATAAGAATTTTGGTGTATGTGGTAAGGCTGGGGCAATAGCAACTGATGATGAAGAACTCGCTAAAAAATGCATTCAATTTAGTTATCATGGTTTTGAAGTAAATGTGAAAAATAAGAAAGTCATCAATTTTGGATTTAATTCAAAAATGGACAATATACAGGCAGCAATTGGTTTAGAGAGAATGAAGTATCTTTCATTAAACAACTTCAAAAGATTATTCTTGGCGGATAGATACATTACTCAACTAGCAGAATTACAGAATAAAGGCCTTATTGAATTACCAGAATTAAGTGAAGATCATGTGTGGCATCTGTTTCCTATTAAGGTAAGAACAGAAGATAGAACAGATATCATGACTAAGTTAAATGAAGAGTTTGGTGTTCAAACAGATGTATATTATCCAGTACTGTCTCATATGCAAAAAACTCCTTTAGTACAGGAAAAGTATGCAAAACTCCAATTGGTTCATACGGAAAAAGCTCATAGTCAGGTGCTGCATTTGCCTTTATATCCGTCATTTACGTTAGAAGAGCAAGACAGAGTAATGGAGGGACTGTTTCATGTTATTAAGCAAGATGTCGGAGTATAA
- the ntdR gene encoding NTD biosynthesis operon transcriptional regulator NtdR, with product MPTIDEIAKLCNVSKTTVSRVLNNHPYVSKEKRDMILNAINELDYTPNYLARNFRRNKTQTIALSVPSIDHPFFAQLIKGVSHEALFKNYKVIVFQTFYDQQTEIELLELLKHKEVDGIILGTLENEWDKISPFLKYGPILLCNEYHHSADITIIGYDEFEAAYMGVEHLIERGHKKIGFCFDTPNSEAQCQRKEGYLKALQDYNLHHRNEWIFGELFNIEDGFRVFNKIKDLKDRPSAIFTGNDQVAAGIIKQAIKNGFHVPEDLAVIGFDNQLICQVVTPTITTIDIPIIELGQQAVLKIIEYISGNTSLNRKIIKLPTNLIIREST from the coding sequence ATGCCTACAATTGATGAGATAGCAAAATTATGCAACGTGTCTAAAACCACAGTATCAAGAGTATTGAATAATCACCCTTATGTGTCGAAAGAAAAAAGAGATATGATCTTAAACGCTATTAACGAACTTGACTACACGCCCAATTATTTAGCTCGGAATTTTAGGAGAAATAAGACACAAACGATAGCTTTATCGGTTCCGAGTATCGACCATCCATTTTTTGCTCAATTAATAAAAGGGGTCTCTCATGAAGCGCTGTTTAAGAATTACAAGGTCATTGTATTTCAAACCTTTTATGACCAACAGACAGAGATAGAACTATTAGAGTTATTGAAACACAAAGAAGTTGATGGTATTATTCTTGGAACTTTAGAAAATGAATGGGATAAGATATCCCCTTTCTTAAAGTATGGTCCTATCTTATTATGTAATGAATATCATCACTCAGCGGACATCACGATCATTGGGTATGATGAATTTGAAGCCGCATACATGGGGGTTGAACATTTAATTGAAAGAGGACATAAAAAAATTGGATTTTGTTTTGATACTCCAAATAGCGAAGCTCAATGTCAGAGGAAAGAGGGTTACTTGAAAGCTTTACAAGATTACAATTTACATCATAGAAACGAATGGATATTCGGGGAATTGTTTAATATCGAGGATGGCTTTCGTGTTTTTAATAAGATAAAGGATTTAAAGGACAGACCCTCAGCAATATTTACAGGAAATGATCAAGTCGCTGCAGGGATTATTAAACAGGCGATAAAAAATGGCTTTCATGTTCCAGAAGATTTAGCTGTAATTGGGTTTGACAACCAATTGATTTGCCAAGTCGTTACTCCGACGATAACAACAATTGATATTCCCATAATAGAATTAGGTCAACAGGCTGTGTTGAAAATAATCGAGTATATTTCGGGTAACACTTCTTTAAACAGAAAAATTATTAAACTGCCAACAAATCTTATTATAAGAGAATCAACTTAA